The DNA region AGCCCCTTTGAGCTCTTCCAATCCGGGCAGATCCCCAAGGCTCTCCAGACCGAAATAGTCGAGAAAAGCATCTGTCGTGCCGTAGGTGACTGGCCGGCCAGGCGTGCGGCGCCGTCCTCGCATGCGGATCCACCCTGCCTCCATCAGCGTGTCCAGCGTTCCCTTGCCGGTGGCCACGCCTCGGACTTCTTCGATCTCGGCTCGAGTAGCCGGCTGGTGGTAAGCTATGATCGACAAGGTCTCGAGCGCAGCGCGCGGCAATGGTCGCGTCTCCTCGTCCTCGCGGCGGAGCAGGAAGGCGAGGTCTTCTGCCGTCCGAAACGCCCACTTTTCACCGCGCCGGACGAGAGTAACGCCACGCTCGGCGTAGCGCTGTCGTAGCGCCTCGATCAGAGCTGGAAAGTTGGCGCCTTCCCCGAGATAGGGCCGCAATTGCTCTATCCCGAGCGGCTCACGAGAGGCAAACAACAACGCTTCGAGGATGCGCAATTGCCGCTCTTGCACGCCGCACGGCTCAGTCACTGTGCATCCTTATGGCGACGGCGCATGAAGAGTGGGCCGAATGTCTCCTCCTGCCGCAAGTCGATTTGCCCTAACCGCACGAGTTCAAGGCTGGACGCGAAAGTGGAGGCGCGGGCGGTCACGCGTTCTGCCGGCTTGCTCAGATAGCTGAGGAGATAGGTGTCGAGCGGCACCCAATCGAAGCTGTCGCCGATGAGCCGCTGGAGAATGTCACGGGCGTCCTGCAAGGACCAGACCGTTCTGGTGGAGGGGGTGTACTCTGTCGCAACGGCCTTTTCGCGCTGCGTGCTGTAGGCCTTGAGAAGGTCGTAGAAGGACGCTTCCCAGCGGCTCTTGCGAACAATTTCCATCGGCTGGGACTCGCCCCTTGCATGAACCTGCATGCCCAGACGGGGCCGCGCCAGCAGTTGCGCCGACGCAGTTCGCATGGCTTCGAGGCGCTTCAAGCGAAACTGCAACAAGGCGGCCAGCATCTCGCCGGAGGGTTCTTCGTCGGAGGGCGCTTGCGGCACCATGAGGCGGCTTTTCAGATAGGCCAGCCAGGCCGCCATTACGAGGTAGTCGGCGGCAACCTCAATGCGCTTTTCACGAACCGTTTCGATGAACTTGAGATATTGCTCGGCTAGGGCGAGTACCGAAACTGCCGATAGGTCCACCTTCTGCCGCCGCGCCAGATCCAGCAGAAGATCGAGCGGTCCCTCATAGCCTCCCACATCGACGTGCAGGACTTGCTCGGTCGCTGCAGGCGCGGGGTCAAGCCAATCTGGCTGCGCGGGTGTCATAGCTGCGGGCGGGGTGTCTCAATCACCCGGGTATCCTTGGTCTCACCCGTGCTTAAGGTCAAGCATCACTCTGTTTGGGCTACATAGCGACGCAGTCGCCGCCTTGAGCTTTTACATTGTTGCACATCTCGGCGGCTTGCTGCATCGAGCTGGCCGGAACCCGAACGCGGTAGTAGATGCCGCGAGTGCCCAGGTCGGCTCGCTGGATTTCCATATTGGCGCCATTGAAGATGGGGCCAAACCGGGAGACCAGCTGGTTTGCCGTCGCGAGCGCGTCCTGTTCGGTACGCTGAGATGCCAGTTGCACATAGGCGGGGGCGGTATCGCCGGACGCCGGCTGCTGCGGTGCGACGCTAGCGGTGTCAGGAAGCGGGTCAATCACCGCGTTCACCGGGGACGTGGGCGCTGGCGGGGTGAAAGGGCTCGGCGTGGCTACTTGGGCCAGGTTTGTGGGCCGCGTTACTGGCACTGGTGCAGTTCGGCCAGCAATCGGATTGCCGCTAGGATCCACGGCAGGAACGATGGTGCCTGGCTCCACGGGCGCTACGGCGACGGCTTCTTCCGGCACAGGGGTCTCAGCAGTTAGCGCGTCAACCGGCGCCGTTTCGCCAGTCGAGGTGAGCGTGCCTGTGGCGGTTTCCGTGCTCGCCAGCAAGGCGGGGCTCGCCATCTGCGCACCAGGGACTTCCGGCACGTTAGGGCGGTCTACGGGTAGCATCGTGCTACCCGCGAGGCTCTCATCACCGCTCACAATGGTACCATCGGGACGAACGGTGACCGTGCGAACCTTGCGATTGGCCAAGCCTTCGGCACTCACGTCTGGTGTGGCGACCTGGGTGACTTCGTCCACATCGGCTTGATCACGGGAGACCAGTTGCTCGTCAGCGCTCGGCGGCACGCCTTCAATCTCGTTGAAGACGACCGACTGCGGCGTGGCGGCGGATGCAGTCTCGACAGCAGGCATTTCCTTGACGGGCGACGCATCGGCGGTCAGCAGGGGAACTGGACCGGCATCGCCGCCGGTTCCGAGGACCCAGTAAAGGCCGCCGCCGGCGACGACGAGGAGGGAAACTGCGACAAGCGGGCCAGCCACGGCGCGGCTAAACCCGAAGGAACGGGGCATGCGGGGGCGGCGAAGCCTGGGACCGCGCGGGGGAGCGGCGACGGGTTCTTCTGGCGCGTCTACCCAGCCGATCTCGGCACCAGTGGCCTCGGCGGCCGCCAGGATGGCTTCGTCTGCGCTGGTGACGCGCCGGTCTTCGGGTTGCGGCTCGCGCGGAAGGGTAGGCGTTGCGAGGCTCCGCAGCGCAGGACTTGCTACCGGTTTTGCAGCAGAAGTGGGAACGGACTGCACCTGGGGGGCGCCACCGTCTGGCTGCACTTCCGGCGATTTCGGTGGTGAATTGAGGTCGATCCGCACAGCGCTGCCGATTAGGCTCTCGATCTCGCTGATCGGGTCTACGTCTGCTTCGACCTGCGGGCGCTGCTGAGTGGGTGCAGGCGAATGCGTCGGAACTGCTTGGACCGGTGCCGGAGCAGCCGGTGCTTGGGCCACAACAGGAACGGCGACCGAGACGGTCGGTTCGACAGGTTGTGCCGAGGTCAACCCGAAGACTGGAGCGACGCGGAATTGGTCTAGTTCAGGACGCGAGGTCGGCTCTTGCCATGCAGAGGGCGCGGTCTCAACCGGCCGCGGCTGCGGCTGGCGAGCTTCTATGGGCATGGCCGGCGTTGGTGCACGAGGAGGAGCAGGCTGGGGCTGCGGTGACGGAGCCTCACTTATGGGCTCCGCCATTTCTGCGGCGATCAAGTCGGCGATGGAGTCGCGGGCTTGCTGCTGCGGCACTGAAGTCAGAGGCTCGCGCTGCGGCGATGGCTCCACCGGTGCGGCCGGCTTTGGCTGCGGAGCGGAAATGCCGAGATCGAAACGGAACGGCTCGGAGCCCCCACCCGTTCCAGGAGCGCTCTGGGGCCGCTGTGACGGAGCCGAGGGCTCGCCACCGGGGATACGAACCGGCGCCGGACGGGCTGGCGGCGGGGGAGCGGCCGGACGCTCGCTCTCAGCATCCTGGGCCATGAGCCTTGCAAGTTCGGCAATCAGGTCATCTGCGGGGTCGGGTTGTCCGGCCATCGGCTGCGGTTTCGCTGTCATCTAGCAGCGCCCTCTCAATTCCACGGCGCCCAAGCTGGGGCGTTTTGCCGCGAGTCAACATAGTATTGCGCCCGAATTATGAAAGCTCTTCGGGTGCTGACACGCCCAAGATCCCGAGGCCATTGACGAGAACCTGGCGCACGGCATCGACAAGGGCGAGTCGAGCCAAGGTCAGCTTTGGGTCTTCAGCATTAACAAACCGTAACGAAGGGTCTTCCTTGCCTTTCGCCCAGAAGCCATGGAACGCCGCTGCGAGCTCATGCAGGTAGAAGGCGATGCGGTGCGGCTCATGGGCGACGGCAGCCGCCGCCACGGTCCGCGGCCAAGCCGAAAGCACCCGCACAAGGTCTAGCTCCGCCTGGGTAGCGATCCGGTCGATCTCGGCGCGAGCGAGTGCAGCCTTCGAGGTGTCGAGGCCGGGAAGATCACGCGCCGCGACCTTGAAGACGGAATAGGCGCGGGCGTGAGCGTACTGGACGTAGAAGACAGGATTGTCCTTGGTCTGTTCCTTGACCAAGGCAAAGTCGAAGTCCATCGCCGCGTCATTACGCCGGAACAACAACATGAACCGGGTGGCGTCAGGACCGACTTCATCCACCAGATCAGCCAGGGTGATGAGATCGCCCGAGCGCTTGCTCATCTTGAACGGCTCGCCGTTCTTGAGCAGCCGGACGAGTTGGCAGATACGCACATCCATGTCGGCTTCGCCATGGGAGACGGCCTTGACGGCGGCCTGCAGGCGCTTGACGTAGCCGGAATGGTCTGCGCCGAGCACGTTGATCATGTGGTTGAAGCCGCGCAGATATTTGTTGCGGTGATAGGCGATGTCAGCCGCGAAATAGGTGTAAGCGCCGTCAGACTTGATCAGCGCCCGATCCGTGTCGTCGCCGTAATCGGTGGCCCGAAACAAGGTTTGCTCGCGGTCCTCCCACTCTTCGGGAGTCTTGCCCTTGGGCGCCTCCAGCCGGCCTTGATAGACCATGCCTTCCTCCCGCAGCCAGGCCAGCGTGGATTCGATATCCCCGCCCTGCCCGTGCAAGGTACGCTCGGAAAAGAACACGTCGTGGTGAATGTTGAGCTGAGCCAAATCGGCCTTGATCAGCTCCATCATTGCGGCCAGTGCAGCCT from Devosia sp. RR2S18 includes:
- the scpB gene encoding SMC-Scp complex subunit ScpB, translated to MTEPCGVQERQLRILEALLFASREPLGIEQLRPYLGEGANFPALIEALRQRYAERGVTLVRRGEKWAFRTAEDLAFLLRREDEETRPLPRAALETLSIIAYHQPATRAEIEEVRGVATGKGTLDTLMEAGWIRMRGRRRTPGRPVTYGTTDAFLDYFGLESLGDLPGLEELKGAGLLSGRLPPGLQIPLPFDGALREDEDPFNADDAGGDENGQ
- a CDS encoding segregation and condensation protein A, with protein sequence MTPAQPDWLDPAPAATEQVLHVDVGGYEGPLDLLLDLARRQKVDLSAVSVLALAEQYLKFIETVREKRIEVAADYLVMAAWLAYLKSRLMVPQAPSDEEPSGEMLAALLQFRLKRLEAMRTASAQLLARPRLGMQVHARGESQPMEIVRKSRWEASFYDLLKAYSTQREKAVATEYTPSTRTVWSLQDARDILQRLIGDSFDWVPLDTYLLSYLSKPAERVTARASTFASSLELVRLGQIDLRQEETFGPLFMRRRHKDAQ
- a CDS encoding SPOR domain-containing protein; translation: MTAKPQPMAGQPDPADDLIAELARLMAQDAESERPAAPPPPARPAPVRIPGGEPSAPSQRPQSAPGTGGGSEPFRFDLGISAPQPKPAAPVEPSPQREPLTSVPQQQARDSIADLIAAEMAEPISEAPSPQPQPAPPRAPTPAMPIEARQPQPRPVETAPSAWQEPTSRPELDQFRVAPVFGLTSAQPVEPTVSVAVPVVAQAPAAPAPVQAVPTHSPAPTQQRPQVEADVDPISEIESLIGSAVRIDLNSPPKSPEVQPDGGAPQVQSVPTSAAKPVASPALRSLATPTLPREPQPEDRRVTSADEAILAAAEATGAEIGWVDAPEEPVAAPPRGPRLRRPRMPRSFGFSRAVAGPLVAVSLLVVAGGGLYWVLGTGGDAGPVPLLTADASPVKEMPAVETASAATPQSVVFNEIEGVPPSADEQLVSRDQADVDEVTQVATPDVSAEGLANRKVRTVTVRPDGTIVSGDESLAGSTMLPVDRPNVPEVPGAQMASPALLASTETATGTLTSTGETAPVDALTAETPVPEEAVAVAPVEPGTIVPAVDPSGNPIAGRTAPVPVTRPTNLAQVATPSPFTPPAPTSPVNAVIDPLPDTASVAPQQPASGDTAPAYVQLASQRTEQDALATANQLVSRFGPIFNGANMEIQRADLGTRGIYYRVRVPASSMQQAAEMCNNVKAQGGDCVAM
- the argS gene encoding arginine--tRNA ligase translates to MDVFALFAARISTAMQALYPEISADLLARIVVEPPRDPAHGDLSTNAAMVTAKPLGKNPREVASALAEQFKSDADVIGVEVAGPGFINFRLSAPVWHQVLRSIAELGDDFGRSTLGQGQRVNVEYVSANPTGPMHVGHTRGAVFGDTLASLMAWSGYDVTREYYINDTGGQTIILGRSAMLRYREALGETIEIPPGFYPGEYLIPAGQALAAEHGRSLLDLPEEEAVLIAREAALAAMMELIKADLAQLNIHHDVFFSERTLHGQGGDIESTLAWLREEGMVYQGRLEAPKGKTPEEWEDREQTLFRATDYGDDTDRALIKSDGAYTYFAADIAYHRNKYLRGFNHMINVLGADHSGYVKRLQAAVKAVSHGEADMDVRICQLVRLLKNGEPFKMSKRSGDLITLADLVDEVGPDATRFMLLFRRNDAAMDFDFALVKEQTKDNPVFYVQYAHARAYSVFKVAARDLPGLDTSKAALARAEIDRIATQAELDLVRVLSAWPRTVAAAAVAHEPHRIAFYLHELAAAFHGFWAKGKEDPSLRFVNAEDPKLTLARLALVDAVRQVLVNGLGILGVSAPEELS